The following proteins are encoded in a genomic region of Thermococcus henrietii:
- the pfpI gene encoding deglycase PfpI produces MKVLFLSANDFEDVELIYPLHRLKEEGHKVYIASFERGKITGKHGYTVEVQLTFDEVDPDEFDALVLPGGRAPERVRLNEKAVAIAKKMFEDGKPVASICHGPQILISAGVLRGRKGTSYAGIRDDMRNAGVEWVNEPVVVDGNWVSSRHPGDLYAWMREFVKLLR; encoded by the coding sequence GTGAAGGTTCTGTTCCTCAGCGCCAACGATTTTGAGGACGTCGAGCTGATTTATCCGCTTCACAGGCTCAAGGAAGAGGGCCACAAGGTCTACATAGCGAGCTTCGAGCGCGGGAAGATTACCGGAAAGCACGGCTACACCGTTGAGGTTCAGCTGACCTTTGACGAGGTTGACCCGGATGAGTTCGACGCCCTCGTTCTTCCTGGTGGAAGGGCACCGGAGAGGGTAAGGCTCAACGAGAAGGCCGTGGCGATAGCGAAGAAGATGTTCGAGGACGGAAAGCCGGTCGCGAGCATCTGCCACGGGCCACAGATACTCATCTCGGCCGGGGTGCTCAGGGGCAGGAAGGGAACGAGCTACGCCGGAATAAGGGACGACATGAGGAACGCTGGAGTAGAATGGGTGAATGAGCCGGTTGTCGTTGACGGCAACTGGGTCAGCTCAAGGCACCCCGGGGATTTGTACGCCTGGATGAGGGAGTTCGTCAAACTGCTCCGCTGA
- a CDS encoding Lrp/AsnC family transcriptional regulator, which produces MVMEMTRSGLDEVDRRILTILQRNSRTPLREISKEVGLAESTIYERIKKLKDRGIIKKFTVILDPDSLGFKILAFILIKARAGMYGHVADELKKYPQICEVYETTGDYDMLVKIRTRSSEELNEFLDKIGEVDGVESTHTMVVLETHKETTELPL; this is translated from the coding sequence ATGGTGATGGAAATGACGAGGAGCGGTCTCGATGAAGTTGATAGGAGGATACTCACCATACTTCAGCGAAACAGTAGAACTCCTCTCCGTGAGATTTCTAAGGAAGTTGGCCTCGCCGAATCAACCATCTACGAACGCATAAAGAAGCTGAAGGATAGGGGAATAATAAAGAAGTTCACGGTCATTCTCGACCCGGACTCACTGGGCTTCAAGATTCTCGCCTTCATTCTCATAAAGGCCCGCGCCGGGATGTACGGCCACGTCGCGGACGAGCTCAAGAAGTACCCCCAGATATGCGAGGTCTACGAGACGACCGGGGACTACGACATGCTCGTCAAAATTAGAACGAGGAGCAGTGAAGAGCTCAACGAGTTCCTCGACAAGATTGGAGAGGTCGACGGAGTCGAATCAACCCACACGATGGTCGTCCTCGAGACCCACAAGGAAACGACCGAGCTCCCGCTCTAA
- a CDS encoding OBG GTPase family GTP-binding protein has protein sequence MPTNVTAEYLAAEEEYRNAKTIPEKIRALEKMYATVPKHKGTEKLRLQIKRRLAELRKELEKQRQMRKGGGGPSIAVKKEGAAQIVLAGLPNVGKSSLLKALTNVDADVADYAFTTVQPIPGMMHHKDVQIQLVEVPGLVEGAALGKGMGPQLLSVIRNADAIAIVVDLSQDPVKQMEILLREFERAGIKVNKRKPRVEIKRTAMGGIVINGQENIKGDIQEVMKMLREERIHSAEITVKEPVTLEEFADAIDESLVWRRAIIIANKGDAPGSRENYEKLVKAYGDRFKIIPISAKKGINLDKLKDELYDLAGIIRVFTKSPGEEPAYPPVALKKGSTVMDLAERIHKDFAKNFRYARVWGKSVKFPGQRVGADHVLEDGDIVEIHAR, from the coding sequence ATGCCAACGAACGTAACAGCGGAGTACCTTGCCGCAGAGGAGGAGTACAGGAACGCAAAGACGATTCCTGAGAAGATTCGAGCCCTTGAAAAGATGTACGCAACAGTCCCAAAGCACAAGGGGACCGAAAAGCTCCGCCTCCAGATAAAGCGCAGGTTAGCGGAGCTCAGAAAGGAGCTTGAGAAGCAGAGGCAGATGCGCAAAGGTGGTGGCGGGCCTTCCATAGCCGTTAAGAAGGAAGGGGCTGCCCAGATAGTCCTCGCTGGTTTGCCGAACGTTGGCAAAAGCTCCCTCCTCAAGGCTTTAACAAACGTCGATGCGGACGTTGCAGATTACGCCTTTACAACCGTTCAGCCGATTCCGGGAATGATGCACCACAAGGACGTTCAAATCCAGCTCGTTGAGGTTCCCGGCCTCGTTGAGGGCGCCGCTCTGGGTAAAGGAATGGGCCCACAGCTCCTGAGCGTCATAAGGAACGCCGATGCCATAGCGATAGTCGTTGACCTCTCCCAGGACCCGGTCAAGCAGATGGAGATTCTTTTGAGGGAGTTCGAGAGAGCCGGAATAAAGGTCAACAAGAGGAAGCCGAGAGTCGAAATCAAGAGAACAGCGATGGGTGGAATCGTCATCAACGGCCAGGAGAACATAAAGGGCGACATTCAGGAAGTCATGAAGATGCTCCGCGAGGAGCGCATACACTCGGCTGAGATAACGGTCAAGGAGCCGGTGACGCTCGAGGAGTTCGCCGATGCCATAGACGAGAGCCTCGTCTGGAGGAGGGCCATAATCATAGCCAACAAGGGCGACGCTCCTGGGAGCAGGGAGAACTACGAGAAGCTGGTTAAGGCCTACGGCGACCGCTTCAAAATAATCCCGATATCGGCGAAGAAGGGCATAAACCTTGACAAGCTGAAGGACGAGCTCTACGATTTGGCCGGAATCATCCGCGTCTTCACCAAGAGCCCCGGTGAAGAGCCGGCTTATCCGCCGGTCGCGCTTAAGAAGGGCTCTACCGTCATGGATTTAGCCGAGAGGATTCACAAGGACTTCGCCAAGAACTTCCGCTATGCAAGGGTCTGGGGCAAGAGCGTCAAGTTTCCCGGCCAGAGAGTCGGTGCCGACCACGTGCTCGAGGACGGCGACATAGTGGAGATTCACGCAAGGTGA